TCACCTGGACGTGCCACACAGTTCACATACGCGTGGCATGCTGGAGCTCACTAGAGGCCCTCTTTGGGCTGCCCTTGAAAGGAACTACGCGTGCGTAAAGTATTCCAGGCCGAGCTTCACCAAATTGGTGAGGGGCTTATTGAGATCTCCGAGTTGGTCGGCGAAGCCGCAAAGAAGGCATCAGCAGCGTTCGCCGCAGCCGATCTTCAGAGCGCCCAGGAAGTCATCGCCGCCGATGCCCGGATCGATTTCTTGCAAAATGACCTCGACGAACGTGCCATCGACGTTCTAGCGCTGCAGGGACCTGTTGCCAGTGACTTGCGCATGATTGTTGGCTCCCTGCGCATGAGTGCTTCGCTGGAACGTATGGGTGATCTGGCCCGCCACATTGCCCAGTTGACCCGCTTGCGCTACCCCAACCCGGTGATCCCAGCGCCGCTGACGGAGACGTTTGCCGAGCTGGCGCGCCTGGACATCGTGATTGCCGAGAAGGTGACCGAGCTGTTGGACTCCCGGGATTTGGAACTGGTGGGCGATATTTCCGCCGCCAAGATTGCCATCAACAAGCTTCACAAGTCCGTGTTCGCCGTCATGGGCGCCCCGGAGTGGAACGAATCCTCCGCAACCACAGTGGATGTCACCTTGGCCAGCCGCTACTTTGAGCGCTTCGGCGACCATGGCGTATCAGTGGCCCGCAAGGTCTCCTACTTGGTCACCGGCGAATGGCAGCCCGAGGATTTCCTGGCTGGCTAACTTTCTTCTTTTCCCCGCGCTGCCGCGCACGTCCCCGCTTTTCGCGTATGTCCCAAGTGCGCGAAAGGCGGGGACGTGCGCATTTTTGTGGGCCCATGCGCCCGAGGGGCCCGGCCGAGGAACGATGCTGGGGAGGTTCGGGAGGGCGTGGGTGGGGCCACGCGCCCGAGGGGCCCCACCCGAGGAACGAGGTTGGGGAGGGCGTGGGGAACGACGGCGGGCCGTCACCTTTTAGGTAAAAGGTGACGGCCCGTCGTCGTCGTTCACCGCCTCCCACCGCTCGCAAGCTCGCGGCGGGGCCCTCGGCGGCTCTCTTAGGCGTTAGTTACTTCTTGCCCTGGTTGGCTACAGCCTGGATGGAGGCGGCTGCGGCTTCCGGGTCCAGGTACTTGCCGCCGGGAGTGATGGGGACGAAGTTCTCGTCCAGTTCGTAGACCAGCGGGATGCCCGTAGGGATGTTCAGGGAGGCGATGGCGTCATCGGAGATGCCGTCGAGGTGCTTGACGAGGGCGCGCAGCGAGTTGCCGTGGGCCGTAACCAGAACCGTCTTGCCGGCCTTGAGGTCAACCTTGATGTCTGATTCCCAGTACGGGAGCAGGCGGACCAGGACGTCCTTGAGGCATTCGGTGCGCGGGAGGGCGTCGCCCAGGTCTGCGTAGCGGGGATCGTGGGCCTGGGAGAACTCACTGTCGTCGGACAGGGGCGGCGGCGGGGTGTCGTAGCTGCGGCGCCAGGTCATGAACTGCTCTTCTCCGTACTCGGCCAGCGTCTGGGCCTTGTCCTTGCCCTGCAATGCGCCGTAGTGACGCTCGTTCAGGCGCCAATCGCGCTTGACGTCGATCCAGCCGCGGTCAGCCTTATCCAACGCAATGTTGGCGGTGTTGATGGCACGCTTGAGGCGCGAGGTGTAGAGGACGTCGGGGAGGATGTTGTTCTCCACCAGCAGCTCGCCGCCGCGTGCGGCTTCGGCGAGACCTTGCTCGTTCAGGTCTACGTCCACCCATCCGGTGAACAGGTTCTTGGCGTTCCACTCACTGTGGCCATGGCGTAGCAAAATCAGCGTATAAGTCATGCTTTCATCCTACCGGGCACGGCTGCGCGGCCCGAAATACTACGCCGCACTGGAGCTGCGCACGGTTAACCGGCAATGATGCGCCACTCCAAGAGTTGCGCATCATTGCCACGTAACGGTGCGCAGAAGCAAACAACACGCAGCCTGCCGCGGTAATAGCGGGATAGTTGCCACGAAAGTCAGGGCACACACCCAGTGGCGTTTACGCTTAATACCGTGGTTCAACGTGCTCAGCGGGTCAAGGCGGCTTCCAGCGACCCCGCGGTTCGGGCCGCACGCCAGCGCAACAAACCCTTTGGGAACGTCACCCGCGGCACCACCAACCCGAACCGGCTGCGTCGTGTAGACCGCTGGCTGGCCGGCCCCCAAGCCTGGCGCCTGCGCACCGAGAACAATCCGCTGGTTGTTGACCTGGGTTATGGCGGCTCCCCCGCAACGGCCGTTGAGCTATATTCACGCATCCATGCCGTCTGCCCCAGCGCCCATGTCACGGGCATCGAAATTGAACCTGAGCGCGTCCGCATCGCCAAGCCCCTGGAGCACGATGGTCTGGACTTCCGGGTGGGCGGCTTTGAAATTCCCGTCCCCGGCAAGGCCACCATGGTGCGCGCCTTCAATGTGCTGCGCCAGTACGACGAGGCAGATGTGCGCCTCATCTGGGCCACCGTCTGTTCGCGCCTCACAACGCAGGGCATTTTTGTGGACGGCACGTGCGATGAGATTGGCCGCCGCAGCACCTGGGTTGCCCTCGGTGTAGAAGG
The Arthrobacter alpinus genome window above contains:
- the phoU gene encoding phosphate signaling complex protein PhoU — translated: MRKVFQAELHQIGEGLIEISELVGEAAKKASAAFAAADLQSAQEVIAADARIDFLQNDLDERAIDVLALQGPVASDLRMIVGSLRMSASLERMGDLARHIAQLTRLRYPNPVIPAPLTETFAELARLDIVIAEKVTELLDSRDLELVGDISAAKIAINKLHKSVFAVMGAPEWNESSATTVDVTLASRYFERFGDHGVSVARKVSYLVTGEWQPEDFLAG
- a CDS encoding phosphoglyceromutase, translated to MTYTLILLRHGHSEWNAKNLFTGWVDVDLNEQGLAEAARGGELLVENNILPDVLYTSRLKRAINTANIALDKADRGWIDVKRDWRLNERHYGALQGKDKAQTLAEYGEEQFMTWRRSYDTPPPPLSDDSEFSQAHDPRYADLGDALPRTECLKDVLVRLLPYWESDIKVDLKAGKTVLVTAHGNSLRALVKHLDGISDDAIASLNIPTGIPLVYELDENFVPITPGGKYLDPEAAAASIQAVANQGKK